The following proteins are co-located in the Streptomyces sp. DT2A-34 genome:
- a CDS encoding YDG/SRA domain-containing protein, with product MTEVINRIQYAAMGERRIGHIEGIAPGAEYHRRIPLQRAKLHGDNQRGISWLADPDDGSDVADAIVLHGGYEDDEDHWTWVRYTGASRDADKYKANGVTKLLASQSWSYQDNAALKRSYERGHPIRIIRGWKGDPRYSPIDCYRYDGLYEITEIRTAISKSPAPDGTPIEICQFDLKRLPDKLQDPTSVERQISDLLERQEELQPEELEPLEDELEEGAEEELLREEKFPETRSARVQRLVRDAAVIRNVKALYDGECQVCSLRLLGPDEKPYSEGAHIRPLGKPHRGPDVEPNVLCLCPNCHVRLDIGAIVIEDDWSIVVRAGALGGNVRPKLKRHRKHKIHLDYIRYHRQRWQGKA from the coding sequence GTGACAGAAGTGATCAATAGGATCCAGTATGCCGCTATGGGAGAGCGAAGGATCGGTCACATAGAAGGCATCGCCCCAGGTGCGGAGTACCACCGCCGGATACCCCTGCAGCGGGCCAAGCTGCATGGAGACAATCAGAGGGGGATCTCTTGGCTTGCGGACCCGGACGACGGTAGCGATGTCGCTGACGCCATCGTCCTGCACGGCGGATACGAAGACGATGAGGACCACTGGACCTGGGTTCGGTACACGGGCGCCTCGCGCGATGCCGACAAGTACAAGGCGAATGGGGTTACAAAGCTCCTAGCCAGTCAATCATGGTCATACCAAGACAATGCAGCTCTGAAGCGGAGCTATGAGAGAGGGCACCCTATTCGGATCATTCGTGGTTGGAAGGGTGACCCGCGGTACTCTCCAATTGATTGCTACAGGTACGACGGTCTGTACGAGATCACGGAGATCCGTACGGCGATATCGAAGTCGCCCGCACCAGATGGCACGCCTATCGAGATCTGCCAGTTTGACCTGAAGCGTCTCCCTGACAAACTCCAAGATCCGACCTCGGTGGAACGTCAGATCTCTGACCTGCTGGAGCGGCAGGAAGAGTTGCAGCCAGAAGAGCTGGAGCCCCTGGAGGATGAGCTCGAAGAGGGGGCGGAGGAAGAGCTCCTACGGGAGGAGAAATTCCCTGAGACGCGTTCTGCGCGAGTGCAGCGTCTGGTGCGCGACGCTGCAGTGATAAGGAACGTGAAGGCGCTCTACGACGGAGAATGTCAGGTGTGTAGCCTGCGTCTGCTGGGTCCGGATGAGAAGCCCTACAGCGAGGGTGCACACATCCGTCCACTCGGTAAGCCGCATCGAGGCCCGGATGTGGAACCGAACGTCCTGTGCCTGTGCCCGAACTGCCATGTGCGGCTCGATATTGGGGCCATCGTCATTGAGGACGATTGGTCGATCGTGGTGCGCGCGGGAGCGCTTGGCGGAAACGTTCGGCCAAAACTCAAGAGGCATCGGAAGCACAAGATCCACCTGGACTACATCCGCTATCACCGCCAGCGGTGGCAAGGGAAAGCTTGA
- a CDS encoding Gfo/Idh/MocA family oxidoreductase has translation MSATPLRVGLVGYGLAGSVFHAPLIATTEGLALDTVVTSNPERQQQARAEHPGVRVAADPDELLARSADLDLVVIASPNKTHVPLATAALEAGLPVVVDKPIAGTAAEARELAALAEERGLLLSVFQNRRWDNDFLTLRRLLAEGELGDVWRFESRFERWRPQLKGGWRESGDPAEIGGLLYDLGSHVVDQALVLFGPVTRVYAESDVRRLGAETDDDTFIALTHASGVRSHLYASATTAQLGPRFRVLGSKAGYVKYGLDPQEAALREGQRPDTAAEWGTEPESMWGRVGSGDSPLTGGGRVEPTLPGDYPAYYAAVAKALLDGGPNPVTALEAAAALDVLEAARRSARDGVAVAL, from the coding sequence ATGAGTGCTACTCCCCTCCGCGTCGGCCTGGTCGGCTACGGCCTCGCAGGCTCCGTCTTCCACGCGCCGCTGATCGCCACCACCGAGGGGCTCGCCCTGGACACGGTGGTCACGTCGAACCCCGAGCGGCAGCAGCAGGCCCGCGCCGAGCACCCGGGCGTACGGGTCGCCGCCGACCCCGACGAGCTGCTCGCCCGCTCCGCCGACCTCGACCTGGTCGTCATCGCGTCCCCGAACAAGACGCACGTCCCGCTCGCGACCGCCGCCCTGGAGGCGGGCCTCCCGGTCGTCGTGGACAAGCCGATCGCCGGCACCGCGGCCGAGGCACGCGAGCTGGCGGCGCTGGCCGAGGAGCGCGGCCTGCTCCTCTCCGTCTTCCAGAACCGCCGCTGGGACAACGACTTCCTGACCCTGCGCCGGCTGCTGGCCGAGGGCGAGCTGGGCGACGTATGGCGCTTCGAGTCCCGCTTCGAGCGCTGGCGGCCGCAACTCAAGGGCGGCTGGCGGGAGTCCGGCGACCCGGCAGAGATCGGAGGTCTGCTGTACGACCTCGGCAGCCATGTCGTCGACCAGGCACTGGTCCTCTTCGGCCCCGTCACGCGGGTCTACGCGGAGTCCGACGTCCGCCGCCTGGGCGCCGAGACGGACGACGACACGTTCATCGCCCTCACGCACGCGAGCGGCGTCCGCTCCCACCTCTACGCCTCCGCGACGACCGCCCAGCTCGGCCCCCGCTTCCGGGTGCTGGGCTCGAAGGCGGGCTATGTGAAGTACGGCCTGGACCCGCAGGAGGCGGCACTGCGGGAAGGGCAGCGCCCGGACACCGCCGCCGAGTGGGGCACGGAACCCGAGTCGATGTGGGGCCGAGTGGGCTCCGGCGATTCCCCCCTGACGGGCGGCGGCCGCGTCGAACCCACCCTCCCCGGCGACTACCCCGCCTACTATGCGGCCGTGGCAAAGGCTCTGCTGGACGGCGGCCCCAACCCGGTGACGGCCCTGGAAGCGGCCGCCGCCCTCGACGTACTGGAAGCGGCCCGCCGTTCGGCCCGTGACGGAGTGGCGGTGGCACTGTGA
- a CDS encoding heme-degrading domain-containing protein, whose amino-acid sequence MTTHKTHNPEITPKFHPELTPPLEELEAQERRLVFRQFTYDDAWALGSLLVEMARERQAPVAIDIHRAGQQLFHAALPGSTPDNDAWIARKRRVVERYGASSYVVGARFRAKGTTFEESSRLDPDTYAAHGGSFPINVEGVGVIGSVTVSGLPQLEDHRFAVEALEEFLSKQ is encoded by the coding sequence GTGACGACGCACAAGACGCACAACCCGGAGATCACCCCGAAGTTCCACCCGGAGCTCACCCCGCCCCTGGAGGAGCTGGAAGCCCAGGAACGCCGTCTGGTCTTCCGGCAGTTCACCTACGACGACGCCTGGGCCCTCGGCTCCCTCCTGGTCGAGATGGCCCGCGAGCGCCAGGCCCCGGTCGCCATCGACATCCACCGCGCCGGCCAGCAGCTCTTCCACGCGGCCCTCCCCGGCTCCACCCCCGACAACGACGCGTGGATCGCCCGCAAACGCCGAGTGGTGGAGCGCTACGGCGCCTCGTCGTACGTCGTCGGCGCCCGCTTCCGGGCCAAGGGCACGACGTTCGAGGAGTCCTCCCGCCTGGACCCGGACACGTACGCGGCCCATGGGGGCTCGTTCCCGATCAACGTCGAGGGGGTCGGCGTGATCGGGTCGGTGACGGTGAGCGGACTGCCGCAGCTGGAGGACCACCGGTTCGCGGTGGAGGCGCTGGAGGAGTTCCTGAGCAAGCAGTAA
- a CDS encoding class E sortase translates to MVRVRVVRHSGLRRRARRRRVVWGGGEVLVTVGVVLLLLVVHQVWWTNREARAGAEREVRALERAWDGGGGDSGAAAVPSATTPPAPASTGSPEQSGGSRHWSAADPAPAPDWSQAYAILTIPRLHLRVPVAEGVGKSGVLNKGYVGHYPGTQQPGQAGNFALAGHRNTHGEPFRYINRLAPKDTVRVETSSATYTYAVDKTLPWTAAHDGSVIRPIPRSTVRPGHGYDDPGYYLTLTTCTPEYTSKYRLVVWGSSSPCGPGNIRTSTVRAEPVVRDERAVRGEGHR, encoded by the coding sequence ATGGTGCGGGTTCGCGTCGTGCGGCACAGCGGTCTTCGGCGGCGTGCGCGTCGGCGGCGCGTGGTGTGGGGCGGTGGGGAGGTTCTCGTCACCGTCGGGGTGGTGCTCCTGCTGCTGGTCGTCCATCAGGTGTGGTGGACCAACCGGGAGGCCAGGGCGGGCGCCGAGCGGGAGGTCAGGGCACTGGAGCGGGCCTGGGACGGGGGAGGCGGCGACTCCGGTGCGGCGGCCGTACCGTCGGCTACGACCCCGCCCGCGCCGGCGTCCACCGGCTCGCCCGAGCAGTCCGGCGGCAGCCGACACTGGTCCGCCGCCGACCCCGCCCCGGCGCCCGACTGGTCCCAGGCCTACGCCATCCTCACCATCCCCCGCCTCCACCTCCGCGTCCCCGTCGCCGAGGGCGTCGGCAAGAGCGGCGTCCTCAACAAGGGCTACGTCGGCCACTACCCCGGCACCCAACAGCCGGGCCAGGCCGGCAACTTCGCCCTCGCCGGGCACCGCAACACCCACGGCGAGCCCTTCCGGTACATCAACCGGCTCGCGCCCAAGGACACCGTGCGGGTCGAGACGAGCAGCGCGACGTACACGTACGCCGTCGACAAGACGCTGCCGTGGACCGCCGCCCATGACGGCAGCGTGATCCGGCCGATCCCGCGCTCCACCGTCCGGCCCGGCCACGGCTACGACGACCCCGGCTACTACCTCACCCTCACCACCTGCACACCGGAGTACACGTCGAAGTACCGGCTGGTGGTGTGGGGAAGCTCGTCTCCATGCGGCCCCGGTAACATCAGGACGAGCACCGTGCGCGCGGAACCAGTCGTGCGCGATGAACGAGCCGTACGAGGGGAGGGGCACCGATGA
- a CDS encoding class F sortase, translated as MADHERPAYGGRLLMGVAWVVLLLGLWLWGREAGDVQQGLSAPVSGDVAAVGRPPQVELPPAARPLGAALPQRLDLPGLDVRAPVVARGLDRQGAVDPPPYDQADVVGWYAAGVKPGAAGAALMVGYAGTDTRPAVFRRIGALKPGATVRVLRDDGRLAEFTVDDVQVVARDRFDARQAYGAHRSGRAELRLITCGGPFDRATRGCSANVIVSAYLTGTGL; from the coding sequence ATGGCCGACCACGAACGCCCCGCCTACGGCGGCCGCCTCCTCATGGGCGTGGCCTGGGTCGTGCTGCTGCTCGGGCTGTGGCTGTGGGGGCGGGAGGCCGGCGACGTACAGCAGGGTCTGTCCGCGCCGGTGTCGGGCGACGTCGCCGCCGTCGGACGGCCACCACAGGTGGAACTGCCGCCCGCCGCACGGCCGTTGGGGGCAGCGCTGCCGCAGCGCCTCGACCTGCCGGGCCTCGATGTGCGGGCCCCGGTCGTCGCCCGGGGACTCGACCGGCAGGGCGCCGTCGATCCGCCGCCCTACGACCAGGCCGACGTCGTCGGGTGGTACGCGGCCGGGGTGAAGCCGGGAGCCGCCGGGGCCGCGCTGATGGTGGGGTATGCCGGTACCGATACCCGGCCCGCCGTCTTCCGCCGGATCGGCGCGCTGAAGCCGGGCGCGACGGTGCGGGTGCTCCGCGACGACGGCAGGCTCGCCGAGTTCACCGTGGACGACGTCCAGGTCGTCGCCCGCGACCGCTTCGACGCCCGGCAGGCCTACGGCGCCCACCGCTCCGGGCGGGCCGAACTGCGCCTGATCACCTGCGGCGGCCCCTTCGACCGGGCGACCCGCGGCTGCTCGGCGAACGTGATCGTCTCGGCGTACCTCACGGGCACGGGGCTGTGA
- a CDS encoding fumarylacetoacetate hydrolase family protein: MKLLRVGTAGAERPALLDAEGTLRDLSGVVPDVDGPLLADDAALGRIRAAADAGELPALDATGLRVGPPLARIGKIVCIGLNYHDHARETGAEPPAEPVIFFKAADTVVGPNDTVLVPRRSTKTDWEVELAVVIGRTARYLESAEEALAHVAGYAVAHDVSEREFQIERGGTWDKGKNCETFNPLGPWLVTSDEVPDPQNLSLKLWVNGELKQDGTTAEQIFPVAEVVRYVSQFMTLYPGDVINTGTPAGVALGEPEPKPFLRAGDVVELEIEGLGRQRQEFKDA; encoded by the coding sequence ATGAAGCTGCTGCGAGTCGGTACGGCTGGAGCGGAGCGCCCTGCGCTGCTCGACGCCGAGGGGACCCTGCGGGACCTGTCGGGCGTCGTGCCGGACGTCGACGGACCGCTGCTCGCCGACGACGCCGCGCTCGGCCGGATCCGCGCCGCCGCGGACGCCGGTGAGCTGCCCGCGCTGGACGCGACCGGGCTGCGGGTCGGACCGCCGCTGGCCCGTATCGGCAAGATCGTGTGCATCGGCCTGAACTACCACGACCACGCCCGCGAGACCGGCGCCGAGCCGCCCGCCGAGCCGGTCATCTTCTTCAAGGCCGCGGACACGGTCGTGGGCCCGAACGACACCGTGCTGGTGCCTCGCCGGTCGACGAAGACCGACTGGGAGGTCGAGCTCGCGGTCGTCATCGGGCGTACGGCCCGGTATCTGGAGTCGGCCGAGGAGGCGCTCGCGCATGTCGCCGGGTACGCGGTGGCGCACGACGTGTCCGAGCGGGAGTTCCAGATCGAGCGGGGCGGGACCTGGGACAAGGGGAAGAACTGCGAGACGTTCAACCCGCTGGGGCCGTGGCTGGTGACCTCGGACGAGGTGCCGGACCCGCAGAACCTCTCGCTGAAGCTGTGGGTCAACGGTGAGCTGAAGCAGGACGGGACGACGGCCGAGCAGATCTTCCCGGTGGCGGAAGTCGTGCGGTATGTCAGCCAGTTCATGACCCTCTACCCCGGTGACGTCATCAACACGGGTACGCCGGCGGGGGTTGCCCTGGGGGAGCCCGAGCCGAAGCCGTTCCTGCGGGCCGGGGACGTTGTCGAGCTGGAGATCGAGGGGCTCGGTCGGCAGCGGCAGGAATTCAAGGATGCCTGA
- a CDS encoding HAD-IIA family hydrolase gives MPDRKPIESWLTDMDGVLIHEGVPIPGADAFIKKLRESGKPFLVLTNNSIYTPRDLHARLNRMGLEVPIENIWTSALATAQFLDDQRPGGSAYVLGEAGLTTALHDIGYILTDHEPDYVVLGETRTYSFEAMTKAVRLINDGARFICTNPDETGPSAEGPLPATGAVAALITKATGKSPYFAGKPNPLMMRTGLNAIGAHSETSAMIGDRMDTDVLAGMEAGMQTFLVLTGLTRPAQIENFPYRPSKVVDSIADLVDRI, from the coding sequence ATGCCAGACCGCAAGCCCATCGAGTCATGGCTCACCGACATGGACGGTGTGCTCATCCACGAGGGCGTACCGATCCCCGGCGCCGACGCCTTCATCAAGAAGCTGCGTGAGTCCGGCAAGCCCTTCCTCGTCCTCACCAACAACTCGATCTACACCCCGCGCGACCTGCACGCCCGGCTGAACCGCATGGGCCTGGAAGTGCCGATCGAGAACATCTGGACCTCGGCACTGGCCACCGCCCAGTTCCTCGACGACCAGCGTCCGGGCGGCTCGGCGTACGTCCTCGGCGAGGCGGGCCTGACCACCGCGCTGCACGACATCGGCTACATCCTCACCGACCACGAGCCGGACTACGTCGTCCTCGGCGAGACCCGCACCTACTCCTTCGAGGCCATGACCAAGGCGGTCCGCCTCATCAACGACGGCGCCCGTTTCATCTGCACCAACCCCGACGAGACCGGCCCCTCCGCCGAGGGACCGCTCCCGGCGACCGGTGCGGTGGCCGCGCTGATCACCAAGGCGACCGGCAAGAGCCCGTACTTCGCGGGCAAGCCGAACCCGCTGATGATGCGCACCGGCCTGAACGCCATCGGCGCCCACTCGGAGACCAGCGCCATGATCGGCGACCGTATGGACACCGACGTACTGGCCGGCATGGAGGCAGGGATGCAGACGTTCCTGGTGCTCACCGGCCTGACCCGGCCCGCGCAGATCGAGAACTTCCCGTACCGGCCGTCCAAGGTCGTGGACTCGATCGCGGACCTCGTCGACCGGATATGA
- a CDS encoding ANTAR domain-containing protein yields MRLLAARAAGFMLIGEGRTVSLAVRGAHREVATELLQAQRDGGPCLDSYGSGRPVPPVSIRAAREAARRPEFTERALVHDIAATYAVPLRHRRQLLGALNVFVPGLPAEGDDGTALRLAQIVADCAALGLRNNTSYVPCRTVADQLQQALSSRVRVEQAKGMLDERWNTAADRAFAGMRQYARRHRLPLDRVAQAVIDRVADDAALRREAEGAEEADGEGRA; encoded by the coding sequence GTGCGGTTGCTGGCCGCGCGGGCCGCCGGGTTCATGCTGATCGGCGAGGGCCGGACGGTGTCGCTGGCGGTGCGCGGCGCGCACCGGGAGGTCGCGACGGAACTGCTTCAGGCGCAGCGCGACGGCGGGCCCTGTCTGGACAGCTACGGCTCCGGCCGGCCGGTGCCGCCGGTCTCGATCAGGGCGGCCCGGGAAGCCGCCCGCCGGCCGGAGTTCACCGAGCGGGCACTCGTCCACGACATCGCCGCCACCTACGCGGTCCCCCTGCGCCACCGGCGACAACTCCTCGGCGCCCTCAACGTCTTCGTCCCCGGCCTCCCCGCCGAGGGCGACGACGGTACGGCGCTGCGGCTGGCCCAGATCGTCGCCGACTGCGCGGCCCTCGGACTGCGGAACAACACGTCGTACGTCCCATGCCGCACCGTCGCCGACCAGTTGCAGCAGGCGCTGTCGAGCAGGGTGCGCGTCGAGCAGGCCAAAGGCATGCTCGACGAGCGCTGGAACACCGCGGCCGACCGCGCCTTCGCGGGGATGCGGCAGTACGCGCGCCGCCATCGGCTGCCCCTGGACCGGGTCGCGCAGGCGGTCATCGACCGGGTCGCGGACGACGCCGCGCTGCGCCGGGAGGCGGAGGGGGCGGAGGAGGCGGACGGCGAGGGACGCGCGTAG
- a CDS encoding YidC/Oxa1 family membrane protein insertase has product MSVFADLVQQLADLLHPLFGATAAAAAIVLFTAFVRLLVHPLSRAAARGQQARTELQPKIAELRKKHAKNPEKLQKAVLELHAEEKVSPLSGCLPSLFQLPAFFLLYHLFSNTTIGGQANELLTHQLFAAPLGGHWKDALGDGGAFGGAGLVYVGLFVVVACVAAFNYRRTKRMMAVNPAVPVVDGEPVPGMGAVSKVMPFMSFFTLFTVAVVPLAAALYVVTSTTWSAVERAVLYR; this is encoded by the coding sequence ATGTCCGTTTTCGCCGACCTTGTTCAGCAACTCGCCGACCTGCTCCACCCGCTGTTCGGCGCGACCGCGGCCGCCGCCGCGATCGTCCTGTTCACCGCGTTCGTACGGCTCCTCGTCCACCCCCTGTCCCGTGCGGCGGCGCGCGGGCAGCAGGCCCGTACCGAACTGCAGCCGAAGATCGCCGAGCTGCGGAAGAAGCACGCGAAGAACCCCGAGAAACTGCAGAAGGCCGTACTCGAACTGCACGCCGAGGAAAAGGTGTCGCCGCTGTCCGGCTGCCTGCCGAGCCTGTTCCAGCTGCCCGCGTTCTTCCTGCTCTACCACCTGTTCTCGAACACGACGATCGGCGGGCAGGCGAACGAACTGCTCACGCACCAGCTGTTCGCCGCGCCCCTCGGCGGCCACTGGAAGGACGCGCTCGGCGACGGCGGGGCGTTCGGGGGAGCGGGGCTCGTGTACGTCGGGTTGTTCGTGGTCGTCGCCTGCGTCGCCGCGTTCAACTACCGCCGTACGAAGCGGATGATGGCCGTGAATCCGGCGGTGCCGGTGGTCGACGGTGAGCCGGTGCCGGGGATGGGGGCCGTGAGCAAGGTCATGCCGTTCATGTCCTTCTTCACGCTCTTCACCGTGGCGGTGGTGCCGCTGGCGGCCGCGCTGTACGTGGTGACCAGCACGACCTGGAGCGCGGTGGAGCGGGCTGTGCTCTATCGCTGA
- a CDS encoding DUF6412 domain-containing protein — protein MTRKCANPRPAAVLLLLFLEIVLLDTGSLSATVALAATAAAGSAFAVCSLLASRAAPAVPPTRVRTAIRDRARRTAFLPQRDPDASGRPRPRAPGHALPATVA, from the coding sequence ATGACGCGGAAGTGCGCGAATCCGCGTCCCGCCGCCGTGCTGCTGCTCCTCTTCCTCGAGATCGTGCTGCTCGACACCGGCAGCCTCTCCGCGACCGTCGCGCTCGCCGCGACCGCCGCCGCCGGTTCCGCGTTCGCCGTCTGCTCCCTCCTCGCCTCGCGCGCCGCGCCCGCCGTGCCGCCCACCCGGGTGCGTACGGCCATCCGCGACCGGGCCCGCCGTACGGCGTTCCTGCCGCAACGCGACCCCGACGCCTCGGGTCGGCCACGGCCCCGGGCGCCCGGGCACGCCCTCCCGGCGACCGTCGCGTAG
- a CDS encoding ROK family transcriptional regulator translates to MQLGALRSHNAALVLDLLRTAGPEGISRLELAERTGLTPQAVSKITARLREDGLAAEAGRRASTGGKPRTVLRLVPGAGHAVGLHLDRDELTAVLCDLTGAVVAQRRAPLDLGAGAETVVERAVREVEELADGADRAAGSGRRPDAVLGVGVALPGPLDHRRGVLHRVTGFPEWNGFPLRDVLARRLSLPVVVDKDTNAAALGLAVGGEAGAFASFAYLHFGAGLGGGLVIGGAVHRGTRTGAGEFGHQVVQLDGPPCGCGNRGCVEALCLAAVARGETAEAARVLGTAAGNLVALLDVDLVLLGGRTVAAAPETFVRGVAAVLDERARRAGGDAVPVRVASGGGRGVAEGAAQLLLAPLFGRAEG, encoded by the coding sequence ATGCAGCTGGGCGCCTTGCGCAGCCACAACGCCGCCCTCGTGCTCGACCTGCTGCGCACGGCAGGCCCCGAGGGCATCAGCCGGCTCGAACTCGCCGAGCGCACCGGCCTCACCCCGCAGGCGGTCAGCAAGATCACCGCCCGGCTGCGGGAGGACGGGCTCGCGGCGGAGGCGGGGCGCCGGGCGTCGACGGGCGGCAAGCCGCGTACGGTGCTGCGGCTGGTGCCGGGGGCCGGGCATGCGGTGGGGCTGCATCTGGACCGGGACGAGCTGACGGCCGTGCTCTGTGATCTGACGGGAGCCGTGGTCGCTCAGCGCCGGGCCCCGCTGGATCTGGGGGCCGGTGCGGAGACGGTCGTCGAGCGGGCGGTGCGTGAGGTGGAGGAGCTGGCGGACGGGGCGGACAGGGCGGCCGGGAGCGGCCGTCGACCGGATGCCGTGCTCGGGGTCGGCGTCGCGCTGCCCGGGCCCCTCGACCATCGGCGCGGTGTGCTGCACCGGGTCACCGGGTTCCCCGAGTGGAACGGCTTCCCGTTGCGGGACGTGCTCGCGCGGCGCCTCTCCCTGCCGGTCGTCGTCGACAAGGACACCAACGCCGCCGCCCTCGGGCTGGCGGTCGGCGGAGAGGCCGGGGCCTTCGCGTCCTTCGCCTATCTGCACTTCGGCGCGGGGCTCGGCGGCGGGCTCGTCATCGGGGGAGCGGTGCACCGGGGCACCCGTACGGGAGCCGGGGAGTTCGGGCACCAGGTCGTCCAGCTGGACGGGCCGCCCTGCGGGTGCGGCAACCGCGGCTGCGTCGAGGCGCTGTGCCTGGCCGCCGTGGCGCGGGGCGAGACGGCGGAGGCGGCCCGTGTGCTCGGCACCGCGGCCGGCAACCTGGTCGCCCTGCTCGACGTCGACCTCGTCCTGTTGGGCGGCCGCACCGTCGCCGCCGCGCCCGAGACCTTCGTACGCGGAGTCGCCGCCGTCCTCGACGAACGCGCCCGGCGCGCGGGCGGGGACGCGGTACCGGTGCGGGTCGCCTCCGGCGGGGGGCGGGGGGTCGCCGAGGGGGCGGCTCAGCTGCTGCTGGCGCCGCTGTTCGGGCGGGCCGAGGGGTGA
- a CDS encoding glycoside hydrolase: MIRRRTLLAATGGAFLGSALATGTAHADATIAVNPGTSYGTWEGWGTSLAWWANVFGGRNDFADLFFTTNSVTYNGTTLPGLGLNIARYNLGACSWNTVNGEAMVESPNIPGFKQIEGFWQDWNNEDPTSSAWDWTADANQRAMLQKATQRGATTELFANSPMWWMCSNHNPSGAAGGGNNLQTWNYRQHASHLAATALYAKNNWGVNFATVDPFNEPASTWWTATGTQEGCHMDPAVQAAVLPYMRSELDKRGLTGIRIAASDETNYDTARSTWSSFNSATKALVSQVNAHGYQGSGGRRDLLYTDVVTTSGKKLWNSETGDSDGTGLTLASNLCYDFRWLHPTAWCYWQVMDPSTGWATIAYDANTLQPTTIQTKYYVMAQFSRHIRPGMRILDTGVSYAAAAYDASARRLVIVAVNTSTAAQTLTFDLSRFTTVSGGSGGLVPRWNTVTTGGDQYRAYSNTTLSGKSVAVPFAAKAVQTLQIDGVVI; encoded by the coding sequence ATGATCCGACGCAGAACTCTGCTGGCGGCGACAGGCGGCGCATTCCTCGGGAGCGCCCTGGCGACGGGCACCGCACACGCGGACGCGACGATCGCCGTCAACCCCGGCACGTCGTACGGCACCTGGGAGGGCTGGGGCACGTCCCTGGCCTGGTGGGCCAACGTCTTCGGCGGCCGGAACGACTTCGCCGACCTCTTCTTCACCACCAACTCGGTGACGTACAACGGCACGACACTGCCCGGCCTCGGCCTCAACATCGCCCGCTACAACCTCGGCGCGTGCAGCTGGAACACCGTGAACGGCGAGGCGATGGTCGAGTCGCCCAACATCCCCGGCTTCAAGCAGATCGAGGGCTTCTGGCAGGACTGGAACAACGAGGACCCCACCTCCTCCGCCTGGGACTGGACGGCCGACGCCAACCAGCGCGCGATGCTGCAGAAGGCGACGCAGCGCGGCGCGACGACCGAGCTCTTCGCCAACTCCCCGATGTGGTGGATGTGTTCCAACCACAACCCCTCCGGCGCGGCGGGCGGCGGCAACAACCTCCAGACCTGGAACTACCGCCAGCACGCCTCCCACCTGGCGGCGACCGCGCTGTACGCCAAGAACAACTGGGGCGTGAACTTCGCGACGGTCGACCCCTTCAACGAGCCGGCCTCCACCTGGTGGACCGCCACCGGCACCCAGGAGGGCTGCCACATGGACCCGGCGGTCCAGGCGGCCGTACTCCCGTACATGCGCAGCGAGTTGGACAAGCGAGGCCTGACGGGCATCCGCATCGCGGCGTCGGACGAGACGAACTACGACACGGCCCGCTCGACGTGGTCGTCCTTCAACTCCGCCACCAAGGCCCTGGTCAGCCAGGTCAACGCGCACGGCTACCAGGGCTCGGGCGGCCGCCGCGACCTGCTCTACACGGACGTCGTCACGACCTCCGGCAAGAAACTCTGGAACTCGGAAACAGGCGACAGCGACGGCACGGGCCTGACCCTGGCCTCCAACCTCTGCTACGACTTCCGCTGGCTGCACCCGACCGCGTGGTGCTACTGGCAGGTCATGGACCCGTCGACGGGCTGGGCGACGATCGCGTACGACGCGAACACCTTGCAGCCGACGACCATCCAGACGAAGTACTACGTGATGGCCCAGTTCAGCCGCCACATCCGCCCCGGGATGCGCATCCTCGACACGGGCGTGAGCTACGCGGCGGCGGCGTACGACGCGTCGGCGCGCCGCCTGGTGATCGTCGCGGTGAACACGTCGACGGCGGCCCAGACTCTCACTTTCGACCTGTCCCGCTTCACGACGGTCTCCGGCGGCTCGGGCGGCCTGGTCCCGCGCTGGAACACGGTGACGACGGGCGGAGACCAGTACCGGGCGTACTCGAACACGACTCTGAGCGGGAAGTCGGTGGCGGTGCCGTTCGCGGCGAAGGCGGTGCAGACGTTGCAGATCGACGGGGTGGTCATCTGA